The genomic region CCACCGGGCCGGTGATGAAGGGCCCGAGGGCCCGGAGCACGTCGTCCTCACGGTCCTCGCCCAGCAGGTTGACCCGGCCCGCCTCACGGTCGTACCAGGCGATGTTCCTGCCGTCCGGGAGGCAGACGTACAGCCGTTCCTGACCGTGCCGCCAGGTCGGTATGACGCGCAGTCCGTCCATGCACCATCACCCCAGACCATGGGAACAGGCGGGGTGCTGCGGGGGCAAGAACCCGGTTACCTTGAGAGGAGCCGGGCCCGCCGGGCAGGCCCCTCGGGCGGTGATGCAGGGGAGGCGCCGTTGCGTACCCGCAGGAAACCGGATGTGCCGGCTCCGGAGCGTCCCTGGAACGAGGTCGTCCCCGGGTTGTGGATGGGCGGCCATGAGTACGCCGGGGCCTCGGGGCATCCGGAGTTCGCCGTCGTACGGGACGAGTTCGACCTTGTGCAGACGCTGCTGCGGCTGCCGGGGCACGGGCCCGATCCGGACGTCCCGCACCACGTCTGGCCCATCCCCGACGGGCCGCTCGACGGGACGCAGCTCGCCGGCGTGATCCGGCTGGCCGAGGCCGCCTGCGAGGCGCTGGACGAGGGCCGCACGGTCCTCGTCCGCTGTTACCACGGGTACAACCGCTCCGGCCTCGTCGTCGCGCATGCGCTGATGCGGCGGGGGAACTCCGCCGACGCGGCGATCCGGCTGATCCGGGACCGCCGTTCGCCGTGGGCGCTGCACAACGAACTGTTCGTCGAGTACCTGCGGGCCGGGCTGGCGACGGCCCGGCTGCTGGAGGAGCTGACCGAGTAGGGCGGCGAACGGACTCCCTCGCGCGCAAATGGGACTTCCTTGCGAATAAGGTGTACGGGGCCGGCGGTCGGTCCGAGCCGTGTGATCATCCTCGAACCACAGGAGTGCAGTGCCCGTCAGCCGCGTCCGCAGCCTTCCCGGCCGCCTCCGAACCCGCCGCCGCAAGCCTGGAAGGGTCGCCCGGTGTGCAGCCGGCGTCGCACTCCTGCTCGCGGGCGCCGTGGGCTGCGGGGACGCCGGGGGGCTGGAGGGGGCCGGGGCGACGCCGACGGCCGTCGGGCCGGCTCGGCTGTGGCCCGAGCTGACGCCGGCGTCCAGTCCGGCCTTCGAGATCGGCGAGGTGAACACCGAGGTGGTCAAGGGCGTCAAGGTGCCCGGCGACGACATCCGCCGGGTGGACCCGGTCGGGGTCGTCCGGGCCGAGATCGCCGCGAGCCCGGGCGACTACGCCGGCGACAAGGCGCCCTACCGCGACACGAACCGCCGGATGGCCGACTGCGGCAAGGGCCCGGAGCGCGGACGGTGCCCGGTGCTCAGGCCGTACTACCGGGACCTGACCGGTGACGGGCGTGACGACCTGACGCTGGGCTTCCGGCTGCTGCCCGGCAAGACCACCGCGGTGCGCGTCTACACCGTGGAGAAGCACCGGCTGACGCAGGTGATGGCCTGGGAGGACGCGCTCAGCGGCGTCGAGCTGGCGGGGCGTTCCCTCGTCATCCGTTCGCCGTCCGAGGTGGCGGGCTACGAGTACCGCCTCCAGTGGACCTGGGACCGGGACCAGCGGGCCATGCTCCTCACCCAGGACGAGATGCTGCGCACCGGACCGCGGACGCACTCCCGGCACCCCTCCGCCACGCCCTCCGGCTCCCCGTCCGTCTCCCCCACCGTCTCCCCCTCGGCGAGCACCGGATGAGACCCGCGCTCCCCCAGTGGTCCGGGACGCTCGCCGCGAAGGCCGCCGCCTTCATCACCGTGATGTGCTGCGCGCTGGCCGCCCTGCTCGGCGTCCTGGTGCACGTACAGGTGACGAACCAGACCGTCGGCCAGGCCCGCGACCAGGCGTTGCAGCGGCTGACGCAGGCGGCGGAGCGGTACGAGGCCGGGGACGCGCTCAAGCGTGGCGGCGGCGTGGATCCCCCGGGTCTGCCCCCGCCGCTGCGGAACCTGGCGGTCTCCGGCGACCGCGGCACCATGGTCGCCGACTTCGAGGGGCGCCCCACGATGTGGGCGGCCGGGCCCGCCGACGGCGACCGGGCCCTGGCCGTGGCGGTCGACTACTCCCAGCAGGCCCGCACCATCGCGGGCCTGGACCGGGCGATCCTGTGGTCGTCGGGGCTGGCGATCGGGGCGACGCTGCTGGTCGGGGCGTTCGCGGTGACGCGGGTGACGCGGCGGCTGCACACCACGGCGCTGGTGGCCCGGCGGATCAGCGCGGGCGACCTGGACGCGCGCGTGAACGACCCCCGTACGGACCCCCGGACGAAGGCCCCGGCGCGCCCGCAGGACGAGGTGGCCGCGGTCGCCGCCGCGCTGGACTCCATGGCGTCGTCGCTGCAGGGCAAGCTGCTCGCCGAGCAGCGGTTCACCGCGGACGTGGCACACGAGCTGCGCACGCCGCTCACCGGGCTGCACGCAGCGGCCGAACTGCTGCCGCCGGGCCGCCCGACCGAGCTGGTGCGGGACCGGGTGGCGGCCCTGCGCACCCTCACCGAGGACCTGCTGGAGATCTCCCGGCTGGACACCGGCCGGGAGCGGCTGGAGCTGGACACCGAGCAGTTGGGGCCGCTGGCCGAGCGGGTGGTGCGGGGCGCGGGGAGCGACACGGAGGTCCGGGTCGTACGGGATGTGGCCGTGGAGACGGACCGGCGGCGGCTGGAGCGGGTGCTGGGCAATCTCGTGGCGAACGCGCACAAGCACGGGCGGGGGCCGGTCGTCGTGACCGTGGACGGGCCGGTGGTCACCGTCCGGGACCACGGGGACGGTTTTCCGGAGTACCTGGTGGTGCACGGGCCGCAGCGGTTCCGTACGGAGGGCGGTGCCAAGGGGCACGGCCTGGGGCTGACGATCGCGCTGGGGCAGGCCGAGGTGCTGGGGGCCCGGCTGGAGTTCGCGAATGCGGCGGACGGTGGTGCAGTGGCGACGCTCAGGGTGCCGACGGAGTGAGGGCTCGGGGCTGCGGGTCGTGGTCCGTCCACGGGTCGTTCGTGGTTGTTCGTGCGGTTGCCCGCGTCCCTTCAGGGCGCTCCCCCTATGGCCCACTGTGACGGGCGGGGGCCATCGGGCGCTCCTAATGTGGCGGTTAGTCAGCTTTGACACTCCTGCTCCACATGGAGGTAACCCCCATGCGCCTGCGCTCCTCACTCACCAGCCGCCTCTCCATAGCAGCCGCCGCGGGCATCCTCGCGGCCACGGCAGCCGTCACCCCCGCCGTCGCGGACGACGACTGGGGCGCAGGGGGCGACCAGTCCAGCGGAAACGACTGGAACTCGGGCGGCAACGGCAACAACGACTGGAACGGCGGCGGCAACGGCGACCACCACCACCGCGACCCACGCACCACCCGGGGCGTCGTCACGGCGAACACCCTGGCGCTGCGCAGCGCGCCCAACCGCGGCTCACAGATCATCCGGTTCGCCCACCGAGGCGACGTCGTCTCCATCTTCTGCAAGTGGGAAGGCGAGAGCGTGCAGGGCAATCCCACCTGGTACCTCCTGACGGACGGCACCTGGGCCTGGGGCTCGGCCCGCTTCATCGACCCCATCGACCGCAAGCCACGCCGGTGCTGACTATCGGGCAATCAGAAGCACACCACACGCCTCATTTGGTTAGATTCCGGACATGAGCAAGGCCGGAATCATCGTGGCGACGGCGGACCCGCCCGCACCCGCCGTCCGCCGCCTCCCCCGGCGCCGTGGCATCGAGCTCGCCCTCATCGTCCTGGCCGTACTGCTGTCCGTGTACGGCTACTGCGCCGTGGGCCTCGCCCAGCACGACGCCCTCCCGCCCGGTGCGGCCGGCTACGGCGCCGGGCTCGGCGTGCTCGCGCTGCTGGCGCATCTCGCCGTGCGCCTGCGGGCCCCGCACGCCGACCCGCTCCTCCTGCCCATCGGCGTGCTGCTCAACGGGCTCGGCCTGGTGCTCATCTACCGGCTCGACCTGGAGACCCCGGGCGACCGGGCGGCGCCGGCCCAGCTGATCTGGTCGACGCTGGGCGTGGCGCTGTTCATCCTGGTCGTCCTCCTGCTGCGGGACCACCGGGTGCTCCAGCGCTACACGTACGTCTGTGTCGTGGCCGCGCTGGTGCTGCTCACGCTGCCGATCCTGTTCCCGGCGGTGAACGGCGCCCGCATCTGGATCCGGATCGCCGGGTTCTCCATCCAGCCGGGCGAGTTCGCGAAGGTGCTGCTGGCGGTGTTCTTCGCCGCGTATCTGGCCGCGAACCGCAACGCCCTCGCCTACACCGGCCGGCACGTCTGGAAGCTCCAGTTGCCCACCGGCCGGGTCCTCGGCCCGATCGTCGCCGTCTGGCTGGTGAGCGTCGGCGTCCTGGTCCTGGAACGGGACCTCGGGACCTCGCTGCTCTTCTTCGGCCTGTTCGTCGTCCTGCTCTACGTCGCCACCGGCCGCACCGGCTGGATCGCGGTCGGTCTGCTGCTGGCCGCGCTGGGGGCGGTCGCCGTCGGCCGGCTGGAGCCGCACGTGCACAGCAGGATCGAGACGTGGCTGCACCCGTTCGCCTCGATCGAGGCGGGCGAGGGCCCCAACCAGCTGGCCCAGTCCCTGTTCGCCTTCGCGGAGGGCGGCGTGCTCGGCACCGGTCTCGGGCTCGGTCACTCGGTCCTCATCGGATTCGCCGTGAAGTCGGACTTCATCCTGGCCACGGCGGGCGAGGAGCTCGGCCTGGCGGGCCTGTCCGCGATCTTCCTCCTCTACGGCCTGCTGGTGGAGCGCGGCTACCGGGCCGGCCTCGCCCTGCGCGAGCCCTTCGGGCGGCTGCTCGCCGTCGGCCTCGCCTCGCTGGTGGCGCTCCAGGTGTTCGTGATCGCGGGCGGGGTGACCGGCCTGATCCCGCTGACCGGCATGGCGATGCCGTTCCTGGCACAGGGCGGCTCGTCGGTGGTGACCAACTGGTCGATCGTGGCACTGCTGGTGCGGGTCAGCGACTCGGCACGCCGTCAGCACGACGGGCCGGACACCCGGTGACGCGGCACATCCGGCACGCCGGCGTCTTCTGCGCCCTGCTGCTGGTGGCGCTGCTGCTGAACGCCGCCCGCGTCCAGGTCGTCCAGGCCCCGGCGTACGACGGGAACCCCGCCAATCGCCGCCCGGAGATCTTCCGTTACGGGCAGCCGCGCGGCGACATCCTGGTCGACGGCCGGCCCGTCACCGGCTCGAAGGACACCCGCGAGCACCTGCGCTACGAACGGACCTACACGGACGGCCCGTTGTACGCGCCGGTCACGGGTTTCGCCTCCCAGCTGTACGGGACGACGCTCCTGGAGAAGGCCGAGGACGGCATCCTGTCCGGCACGGACCCGATGCTCGCGCCGTTCCCGCTGTGGAACGACTTCACGCGCGCACGCAGCCGCGGCGGCGACGTCGTGACGACCATCGACCCGGCCGCACAACGGGCGGCGTACGAGGGACTTGCCGGGCGCAAGGGCGCGGTGGCGGCGCTGGAGCCGTCGACCGGCCGGATCCTGGCCCTGGTGTCCGCCCCCTCCTACGACCCCCAGCCGCTGTCCGGCAACGGGGCCGCGGCGGCCCGGGCGTGGAAGCGGCTGAACGCCGACCGGGACCGCCCGATGCTCAACCGGGCGGTACGGCAGACGTATCCGCCGGGTTCGACGTTCAAGGTCGTCACCGCTGCCGCCGCGCTGGACGCCGGCGTGGTCACGGATCTCGACGCGCCGACGGACTCCCCCGACCCGTACACCCCGCCCGGGACGCGGACCCGCCTGACGAACGCCTCCCGCGGCTGCCGGGACGCCTCGGTGCGCGAGGCCTTCACCCTCTCCTGCAACACGGTGTTCGCCAAGCTCGGCGTGGAGGTGGGCGCGACGGACATGACGGCCACGGCCCAGGCCTTCGGCTTCAACAACCCCGCGCTGCGGATCCCCTTCCCGGTGGCCCGCTCCACCTTCGACACCTCGCTCGACGAGGCCCAGCTCGCCCTGTC from Streptomyces chartreusis NRRL 3882 harbors:
- a CDS encoding protein-tyrosine phosphatase family protein, which encodes MRTRRKPDVPAPERPWNEVVPGLWMGGHEYAGASGHPEFAVVRDEFDLVQTLLRLPGHGPDPDVPHHVWPIPDGPLDGTQLAGVIRLAEAACEALDEGRTVLVRCYHGYNRSGLVVAHALMRRGNSADAAIRLIRDRRSPWALHNELFVEYLRAGLATARLLEELTE
- a CDS encoding sensor histidine kinase encodes the protein MRPALPQWSGTLAAKAAAFITVMCCALAALLGVLVHVQVTNQTVGQARDQALQRLTQAAERYEAGDALKRGGGVDPPGLPPPLRNLAVSGDRGTMVADFEGRPTMWAAGPADGDRALAVAVDYSQQARTIAGLDRAILWSSGLAIGATLLVGAFAVTRVTRRLHTTALVARRISAGDLDARVNDPRTDPRTKAPARPQDEVAAVAAALDSMASSLQGKLLAEQRFTADVAHELRTPLTGLHAAAELLPPGRPTELVRDRVAALRTLTEDLLEISRLDTGRERLELDTEQLGPLAERVVRGAGSDTEVRVVRDVAVETDRRRLERVLGNLVANAHKHGRGPVVVTVDGPVVTVRDHGDGFPEYLVVHGPQRFRTEGGAKGHGLGLTIALGQAEVLGARLEFANAADGGAVATLRVPTE
- a CDS encoding SH3 domain-containing protein; amino-acid sequence: MRLRSSLTSRLSIAAAAGILAATAAVTPAVADDDWGAGGDQSSGNDWNSGGNGNNDWNGGGNGDHHHRDPRTTRGVVTANTLALRSAPNRGSQIIRFAHRGDVVSIFCKWEGESVQGNPTWYLLTDGTWAWGSARFIDPIDRKPRRC
- a CDS encoding FtsW/RodA/SpoVE family cell cycle protein, which gives rise to MSKAGIIVATADPPAPAVRRLPRRRGIELALIVLAVLLSVYGYCAVGLAQHDALPPGAAGYGAGLGVLALLAHLAVRLRAPHADPLLLPIGVLLNGLGLVLIYRLDLETPGDRAAPAQLIWSTLGVALFILVVLLLRDHRVLQRYTYVCVVAALVLLTLPILFPAVNGARIWIRIAGFSIQPGEFAKVLLAVFFAAYLAANRNALAYTGRHVWKLQLPTGRVLGPIVAVWLVSVGVLVLERDLGTSLLFFGLFVVLLYVATGRTGWIAVGLLLAALGAVAVGRLEPHVHSRIETWLHPFASIEAGEGPNQLAQSLFAFAEGGVLGTGLGLGHSVLIGFAVKSDFILATAGEELGLAGLSAIFLLYGLLVERGYRAGLALREPFGRLLAVGLASLVALQVFVIAGGVTGLIPLTGMAMPFLAQGGSSVVTNWSIVALLVRVSDSARRQHDGPDTR
- a CDS encoding penicillin-binding transpeptidase domain-containing protein; translated protein: MTRHIRHAGVFCALLLVALLLNAARVQVVQAPAYDGNPANRRPEIFRYGQPRGDILVDGRPVTGSKDTREHLRYERTYTDGPLYAPVTGFASQLYGTTLLEKAEDGILSGTDPMLAPFPLWNDFTRARSRGGDVVTTIDPAAQRAAYEGLAGRKGAVAALEPSTGRILALVSAPSYDPQPLSGNGAAAARAWKRLNADRDRPMLNRAVRQTYPPGSTFKVVTAAAALDAGVVTDLDAPTDSPDPYTPPGTRTRLTNASRGCRDASVREAFTLSCNTVFAKLGVEVGATDMTATAQAFGFNNPALRIPFPVARSTFDTSLDEAQLALSSIGQYNTRATPLQMAMVAAAVANGGQLREPYLVERTTRPGGSTLATAGSRAVRQAMYPSTAVRLRALMREVVEDGTGRRAAIRGAKVGGKTGTAQHGLGNSGTPYAWFVSWAQGDGDLEPRVAVAVVVEEAEADRGDISGGGDAAPIARAVMKAVLGSR